Proteins encoded together in one Solanum lycopersicum chromosome 7, SLM_r2.1 window:
- the LOC109120702 gene encoding uncharacterized protein, producing the protein MTVQANQEVVPCPHQQVTTMAFRLRDFNRMNPPTFYGFKVDEDPQKFIDEVSKILLAMGLSTSEKVELSTYQLKEVAQAWYVQLRDNRPLRDGPVTWEIFKEAFIDPLFPREMREENVVELINLFQGGRTVHEYSLKFIKLSKYDPSLVSDPRDQMSHFVEGVSEDLQEECH; encoded by the coding sequence ATGACGGTTCAAGCAAATCAGGAGGTTGTGCCgtgtcctcatcaacaagtaaCTACTATGGCTTTCCGTCTAAGGGACTTCAAtcgaatgaaccctcctacATTCTATGggtttaaggttgatgaagacccaCAAAAATTCATCGATGAAGTCTCTAAAATACTTTTGGCTATGGGATTGTCTACAAGTGAGAAGGTCGAGTTGTccacatatcaactcaaggagGTGGCGCAAGCGTGGTATGTTCAATTGAGGGATAATAGGCCATTAAGGGATGGtccggtgacttgggagatctttaagGAGGCTTTTATAGATCCTTTATTTCCtagagagatgagggaggaAAACGTAGTGGAGTTAATCAACCTTTTCCAAGGAGGAAGGACTGTCCATGAGTACTCTTTaaaattcattaagttgtccaaatatgatCCTTCTTTGGTCTCTGATCCTAGAGACCAAATGAGCCATTTTGTTGAGGGTGTGTCAGAGGACTTGCAAGAGGAGTGCCATTAG